The following DNA comes from Hordeum vulgare subsp. vulgare chromosome 3H, MorexV3_pseudomolecules_assembly, whole genome shotgun sequence.
ACCATAGCACTGCATCCATAAACTCAATAAAAGTTTGTTAAAAGACCAAGATCAATAGGAGTAAAACTTTAGAATGATATTTTTGTCGGTTCAATGTTAGGCAAGTTCATACACGGTGAGACTTCAAACAAAATCTTATGAAACTATGTCATTATGCCATAATCATAATATGGAAAAAATACTGCAGCATGGACTGGGTTCAACTTCAAGAGATAACGGACTGCATATATTTTAACTCAGCACATTGCTGTACTTTGAAGGGTGAATAATTATGTACCCATGTTTGGCATTCATGGAGGTAGTTGACAGCCCCTGTAATCCTGGCTTGCAGTATGTTTTTGCCAACGTGATTTTATGCTTATCTGGCTGTGCATGCTTGTGTTCCCTGCATTAAAAAACACGTGTTAGTGATACAGTTTTATCATTTTAtacgtactccctctgtcccaaaataagtgactcaactttgtactaactttagtacaaagttagtactccctccatttttatatacaaggccacaaactcatATTACAGGTACCAAGGTAAAAGTTAATACATGCTTTCAAAGCTAGCTTGTCTTTTCGTTTACTGGGATCATTAATACACTCCATGCATGCAAGAAAATTGAGTGGAGGAACTAACTGATTGTCATTATGACTGCATGCATGAAGAATTAAATAGATTGCTAGTACGAGAAAATATCATTAATGTTTGCCTCGATTATTGTTGGTGGCCTTGTATAGATGCAAAATGTATATTTCATAGTGGCCTTGTATAagtaaatggagggagtacaaagttgagtcacttgttttgggacggagggagtacatgctatCATGCCAATCTATCTACTACCTGTTCAGGTCTGTAGGATGTGTATCTGTCTTTTTCATCATGTTATTGGCACCACTTAGTTGATTTAAGGTAGTTTCTGAAGTTATTTGGGGAGGCCTGCTTGCTTTTGTATTTGTAGACTTGGACAGAAGAGAAAAGGTTCCTGCTTCATTCACCAATGTAGGTTTAACATTTCTGATTTCCCTGCATAAATATATCAGAATACATTCGCCTAGTAAGAGATCAACACACAGAACTAGAACTTAGGTCACAAACAAGTAAACAAAATATGATACTAAATAGAACCATGGGTTCCGTGAAGCATTTGTTGTGTGCAATGATGTATGTGCAATGCACTTAATCCAACATTAACAGTGTTCTAATTTAAGATAGACTATTTGTTGTCAAATAAACAGCAGTCaacactaggttgaaggttttattTTGCTGCGGAAGAAACTTATGTCAAAGATAAACCTCTGCATTGTTGAAGATAGATTCTTTGGACCTGAAGTCACTTTCTCAACATTCTTTGTCCCGCATGATGTCTTCCTTAGAGGCTTCATTGAAGTGCCTCCATAACATTGCTTACCATGACTTCCTTCACTAAGAGATGTACTTTCCTCCATGGGCTCATTCTGGTTATTTTGAGACTCTGATTGGCCCACTGATCTTCGTGAGATGGGGACATTTTCAGTGACGTTGTTTCTGGATTGTGAACTAACTGATTGCTCACTGCTATtattctcccttgacattatattAACTCTACAAGGGCCCACTGGAGGAGCTTCCTTGCTGCTCTCAGGAACTGCTATCACTTTCGAATGTGTTGGATCTTCACCAGATACAGCAGTGGAAGGAAAACTTTGAGAAGAATTGTTGACAACTGGTTTTGTTGGATAGTTCTCAGTAGAGTACTCTTTAAGCACATTATTTGACACCATATCTACTTTAAGTTGGTCCACACTTGCAGGATTCGTGCTGAAAAAATGATGCATGTCGTTAGATGACTCAGTAGTGTTAATCTTAATGTCAAAAACTGACGTTCGTTAGATTTGCCTACCTTGTCAAATCAGCGGGCTTCAAAGTGCAATCATTCTGTGTTTGTATTTGTTCCTTACTCTTAATATCTTCAGGAACATCAGTGCCCTTGCCTGAAATACCTCTTTGTGGATCCTTGTTACCCTCTGAAGTGATGGGGTCAGTTTTTTCTTTAAGTCTACTCATAGCATTTTCCTCAAAGCCCAACTTTGTGTCAAGATTGAAGTTGCCCAACCtttaaggaaacaaaataaactaAATGAAATAGCTAACTGCATGAACTTTATGAGAAGAGCAGTCTTCACCAGCCAGTATAACTTACTCattaaaatcaaaggaaaaggagaagTTGTCCTTTTCAGTTACTTTTCTCCCTTCAGAAAGATCATCGCCGTTTGAACTGTTGTTCTTCGCTTTTTTCTTGAGAGGACTAGAGAAATCTAAATCAGACATGCCCATTTTAAATGATGAGTCGAAGGCTCCATTAAGTCCAAAATCATCACTGGACAAAGAAAGAGATTGTTAGCTCCATAGTCCAAAATCATCACTGGACAAAGAAAGAGATTGTCAACACCATATGACCAGTAGATAGTAACTAATTTCCAGTTGTTTGCACCAAATGTTAAGGGAAATTTGAAACCCAATACTCACAGATTCTCGAAGCTAAACTTCTTGTTACTCTTTGGAGCTGACTCAACATCAAAGTCAATTGTATCTTTTCCTGATTTTGGTAACTTCCAAGATGAAAGAAAatcgttgccaaagtcttcatctGCCAATAAATAATACAAATACACCAGGTTAAATCATTACAATCTTTAAAATGCATTTTCCAAATCTACCGCACAGCTCATGTAGTAGATTTAATTTCTCGAGGGCAAGCAAGAAACAATACAATGGAGATGACTCATATACAGCATCAATCAGAAATCTTCAACATAGTAGTCTAAGATTAGTTTGACTATGGTGCAGCATAATAAGGAAATAAGGTGCCCGGATGACCTAGGATCATAACACAATAATAACAAGATACATACCAAGGGATGAACTTGTATTTTTAGCATTCGCATTAGAGGCAGCTCTTTTTCGTGATTCATCCATGGTTCCCACAAACGTGGGCTGCAtgccaaaggaaaaggaaaatacaTTAGGAACCACTAAAGACAAAGAGTGGAAGAGGAACCATGTATGCCAATATTATTAGTATTCTTAATAACTAGATACAGGAAATATCCAAATATATTTGCAAATGCTGGCAATGTTTTAACTATGCTGGTGACACATTAGGAATAGGTCAATTCAGATTTATTTTTTCCCACCACTATGCTTAATAGGAAACAAACCACATGTGAAATATAGAGAAACATTAAACAATAGACTACAAAAAATTAAAGGGTCTATCGACTGACTACCAGATTTTCAACGACCCTAGCCCTCTCTGAGATAATACCTCTATTCAGCTTACATTACCTACATTTAAACAATAAAACCTAGCTGCTCATGTTTTCAGAGACAATAGGCAATCTCATCAAGGTGCTTAATAGGTAGGACCTCACCAAAGAtccagaaaacaacaacaacgaggaacaTGAAAATCAGACAGGCGGCAAATAACATGAGCACATTCCATTCAGAGCACCCGCTCATTTATTGAAACTTGAAAGTAGAAAGTTACTATGGTCGGTAAAAACATTAAGTTGGTCATAGAAGTGAATGCTTAAACTAACTAGAACTAAACTGAAAACAATATTGATTTGCAATGTCATACTAGATACCAATAAATGGTTGCAGAAGAATGACAATAATTTTAAACAACAAACTACAAGTTAACTTTGACCTTGACAGTCAGAACACGTTTCTTTCATCAGTGGAATAATTACCATGACTGGACAAACTTTGGAGCAAGGGAGCTCTATTTGATATTTTGACAATAGACTTAGGATCAAATGAAGTTTGGTAAAGCAAGTCTATGCGGATCAGAGTTTGACAGCAGGCTACACGGTTAAACATTGCAGCACGTAGAACACTTAATGCACCATTTTAACCATGAAGATCCCTCCAGTAAGATTTGAAAACCAGGAGCACTAATGTCCTTCGGAGGTTTGTAGTATTGTCAGCTACAGTAATGTCTTTTGTAGGCAAGGGGCTTCAGTTTTTTCAGCTTCCGTGCTGATTTCCATGTTGCCCATCCATACATTACATGAACATGGAATTCGAAGAAATACCCTAATTATATTTCGTCCACAGGAAATCCACTTTGCTGGCTCGAAACAAAACAGCAAATAGCCTCAGCAAAATGGCAACGGCAAGGGGTTAAAAACAGCATGGGCTCCAATGACACCAGCTACTGCTCACAAGAGTCCATGAGGCAATCAAACAAGATCATGGAACTTGTCGGGATGTTAAAGCCACGCGAACGCCCAGGAAACTATCGCAATTATGCCACTGCTTGCTGGTTGCGGCACACCGTAATTAAAACGAAGGAAACATTTGATCGAACAGCGTGCGCGCGCAAACACGCACGGAACGGGTGTGTAGAAGGTGGCGTGGAAACTGGAGGGTAGAGACCTCCCTAAATCCTGCACCAAACCTTCCCAAAATCCACGCAAAAAAGTACTGAGCAGAAATCGCCCTAGATTAACAGCAAAAACGCACCAATCAGGGGCTGATCTAGAAGGTGTCGTGGGTGCTCAGTTTCGCACAGCGGGAAGGGAAGAGAAGGGCTGGGCACACCTGGTGGgtgctcgtcgccggcgaacagcCCGACGAATACCTAGGCACCTGGGGTAGGACGGCGGCGGTCGGCCAGTCGTTgcgacgagagagagaggaggaggctaggAGAGCGAGAGCGAGCGAGCGCGCGCGCACCTAGACGCGAGGTGGGGGTGAACGGAAGAAGAAAAGACAGGGGTGAAGACGTGAAGTGAGCGAACACCCGGGGCTGGAGCAGGCCTGAATCGATCGAGGCATGAACATTTTCTTTCGTAGACACTGTTTTTTTCGAAATATACAGACACTTTTTGAAAAGGAAAAGTCTTACGTCCCACCGGCGGATCCGGTGGATCTATCATCCGTGTCCTCGTCCGTTGATCTGGCATCCATCTGACGGACCAGATCGTGCCCGCACCCATCGGAGAAACGGACCAGATCGTGCCCGAGCTAGCTGACTGTTTTTCTGAAACTGAAGCGTAGTTTCAGGAAACTGTTCGAAGTTGCACGATCTGTTGAGAGGAGCGGGCGACTACTGGATCTGGGGGAGGGTGGCGGCTCTCTCTAGGCGACGGCGCGGCCGGGGCTCGCCGTGACGACGACTACGCCTTCGGTAGCGGCGCGGCCGGGGTTCACCATGACGACGACTACTCCTTCGGTAGCGGCGGCGACCAGTACCACCCCAAGCAGGTACGCCCGTCCCCTTTTCCCCTCGCGCGTCCACCATGAGCTTGAATAGGAATGGAATCAGGCGCCGCACCTCGGCCCCCTGACGAGCTGCGGGAGCTGGTGCTTGTGTTGTAGCGTGTAGCAGTCGAGCTAGTCGACCACGTCGCCGTCGGCCTAGAGCAGCTCCTTGGTGGCTGTGAGGGATCTGGCCAGCGCCATGTTTCTGTTTCAGACATGGCGTTGACGGCAGAGACGACCCTGAGCCCCTCCACCTCATTGTCGAGCCCTATTTTTTGCGAATCCTCAGATGGTGAATCACTGCAGTTTAGGATCTAGGTAGCGTTCTAGATTGTAGAACAAAGAGCTCTGTTTGTCTTTAGTTTAAAATGATTTATCATGTTCTAGATTTATCATGTTCCAGTTTAAAATGATTTATCATGTTTTTCCCAATCAGTCATATGAACAAAGTATTGAGCTCTGTTGTTCTGGGTAGCAGTCAGTCTAGTAGTAGGGCATCTAACATGCAGCTTGGTTGTGGTGTAGGATTATCTAACAATCAGTCTAGTAGCAGAGCAAAGATCTAGGTAGTGGAAGATTACCTTCTAACACGCGAGCTACGGAAAAAAAATATCACGTTCGATGTACGCGTTCGCAGCTGTTAGATTTATTTTGCTGGCATGCGGTTTGGTTGCCTCCTCTGATCAATTAATTCCTGAAGCAATGGTTCAGTTACAGAAACGAGCTCGTTGCCCCGCAAAAATCTTTGCATCAGAGGTCGTGTCGTAAAAATCTTTTGCAACAAATGTCATGTTGCAAATATATAATATACTAGTCCTATACTTCCAGAACAGCACATGGTTAGTAGGTGCTGGTAATTACAGGCTACATGAATACTAACTCTAGTTTCTCGTTCAGTCTGGTTTTAGTTGAAGGTTGGGTCGCCTGTTTTGGTAGCTGACAACTACAATTCCTGCAgcatagaaaacaaaaataacaccCCCCCAACGACAAGTGTTTACAAGCTAGGTAAAACATAGGCGACGCAACCACATATCATGAGAGCTCTGTTGTCTTGCTCTCCTTCTCCTCCGACGACTTAATCTATGTTGCAACATGACCCGTGTTTCCGCAACACAACCTATATTTGCAGTAGTACATGATGATTCTTTGCCACTCGATTCATGAGAACCGACTACTTAGGAAGTGGCAGATATTTTTCAAAGAATCCGCCGGCTGACGCGTAGCACCTTATAATCTGAACGTTTCTGTGGTGCAGCATCCTATCAGAAAACTTATGAATTTCCGTAGCTCATAGGTTCTGTACCTAATAACTTTTTGTAGATGATAGTTTTTTTGTAGTTTCTACATCACCTCAAGTGTACGCTACTGATTTTTGTATGAATGCTACTGAATTTTATTAATGCTACTCAATTTCAGTTTATGCTACTGAAATCTATCATCCATTTGTAACTTATGTAATCTCATTCTTTCTGAATTTACCTTGTTGCTTgtgtttctgaattttttgatcgaCCTTGTTTCatgttttctgaatttttttattgTATTTTTCCTgaatcttatgaggatatggtaaTTAGGCAGTGTTTTTTCTGAAAATCCAGTTATGCCTGCTCTATGTAGCTCATGTTTTcccattttgtttttgtttttgcaacaTGGGTATCTATATAACACGATGGTCAGCAAAGCGGCTACGCGAGATAGCCAACACCGTCAAAGGGAAAAAGAGGGATGTCGTAAGCAAGTCCTCTTTCGGGGATTTGCTTCATATCTCtcctttgcctcctcctccagaggcgCTTGTTGATTTCATAGTCATGAGGATTGATACCAAGAAGCGGCTGCTCAAGTATGTGTTTGCTGTTTTTttgcttcttttcattttttttattttattttccgaaACAAGTGCTGATTTTCTTATGTCTCATAGGTTAACTGATCGCAAGAAAATCTCTCTCACTAGGGATTTGGTTAAGAAGATCTTTAATGTACCATCTGGAAGCAGGCCACTCGAATTTGGGAAAAGGGGGAAATCAGATTTTCGTGAAATTTACTTGGAAGGCGAAAGGGCTCCAATACCAACCACAGTTTCTGTCTTATCAAacgctgatgatgacgatgaggataccATTGATAGGACATGGATTCTACTTTGCCTTTCGTTGGTCCTAGCTCCTGGTACAGGAAACATGGTGCCTCTTGAATATCTGCACAGTTTGCAAGACATGAGTGTTGTCCACGAGTTTGAGTGGGATGAGCATATTTTGTTAGATGCGATGAGGGAAGTTAAGAAATACCAGGATAAGAGGAATGAAGGCAAACTAACATTCCACATTGGTGGTTGTCTACCAATGCTTCCGGTACTTCCCTTCATTCCCGCAACTTACCCCTTTTATCTTTTCCGGAGCATATTTGGTTTTTACAGTTGCTTCTGCGTCTCTTCTTTTTTTGTAGGTAATTTACATGGACCACATTGACATCCCAAGAGGATGCATAGTTGATCATAGCATCGACTATTCTCTGCCACGGGCTTGTTTTGTGAAGGAGTTGGATTTCACCGCTGTCATTGCAGTTGATACCATGGAAGATGGTTTCGGGAAGCGGCCTGTAAGTATTGTTTTTTTTGAAACTGTTGAAACAATACCTTCgtctttatttttttgcaattgcAACTTTGTATATTATTCCAAGTGTTTTTCAATATGTTTACTTGTCTGGAATGCAGTTCAGCTCCACTACACCTTACGCAACAACCAAGTTTCTGTCATACATAGAGCAGGTTGCCCAGTTACCCAACATAGCTAGTGTGTCCGTAACAGAGAATCCCGTTAACAGAGATGCTGATGGCGCTGAACAACCAACAGAAGGTGATACAAACGAAGCTGATGGCAGAGCGCGGAATGTGCATGAGCCACCTCCGAATAACATGGAGGGTGGTGATGATGTTTGCGGCTCTTTGGAGGACTGGCTGCACCCTCTACCCACATTTGAGGATTCAGAGGTGAGCCATattgcatttttttcttttttgcaactctctgctttttcttgcattcttttttcttttttgcttgatGGGAAATATGAAAACTTTTGTAGCTAATGTTTTTTGGTTTTTATGCATTCCAGCTGCCCCCACACATGCGTGCTATATTCAACAAGCACAAAGATATCCATGCTGCAGAACTTAAAGGTGCATTGAGCTCTTTTGGGAGTTTGTTGGAGGGCA
Coding sequences within:
- the LOC123444439 gene encoding uncharacterized protein At4g18490 — translated: MDESRKRAASNANAKNTSSSLDEDFGNDFLSSWKLPKSGKDTIDFDVESAPKSNKKFSFENLDDFGLNGAFDSSFKMGMSDLDFSSPLKKKAKNNSSNGDDLSEGRKVTEKDNFSFSFDFNELGNFNLDTKLGFEENAMSRLKEKTDPITSEGNKDPQRGISGKGTDVPEDIKSKEQIQTQNDCTLKPADLTSTNPASVDQLKVDMVSNNVLKEYSTENYPTKPVVNNSSQSFPSTAVSGEDPTHSKVIAVPESSKEAPPVGPCRVNIMSRENNSSEQSVSSQSRNNVTENVPISRRSVGQSESQNNQNEPMEESTSLSEGSHGKQCYGGTSMKPLRKTSCGTKNVEKVTSGPKNLSSTMQREIRNVKPTLVNEAGTFSLLSKSTNTKASRPPQITSETTLNQLSGANNMMKKTDTHPTDLNREHKHAQPDKHKITLAKTYCKPGLQGLSTTSMNAKHGLEPLSAGNSAHSTGHKTLTSQVLLKSSNTSDMIQGAPSKDDKRPTTFQMAGSRVSKVGTRSPKSGLLLDKDSVELSESKSSLVRTHKIPNSFVEGKTALLSPSIRQKMPEESIPDPKAPAVLKHIMRSPAVRKSPQTVPESGNQTILSGTPKARMENAVSSTIPWEMGDISDLELPALLEDDGNVEKAEACRKQLEDMCILMKKKHTEAKELAVRAIVNNNMLLMLNHPMFEEKLSALQKYADSMRSKHLFEEIVTMDTH